In a genomic window of Paracoccaceae bacterium:
- a CDS encoding toxin-activating lysine-acyltransferase → MSEVVNGDAVTDTQIDPEVLRKVAQVRSQVRENFGKIAMSMMALPRYRHQSIGDLQHLVLEPLVRDRIAIAYPADKEQSELIDITGLAIWASVSSEVDAKIREQIKAGVFPVRLKSEDWTSGNINWLLDVIAPDTKTTASVIANFRKVVSEGDLRLHPLVTRLVDPETLEQMKKANLKVGT, encoded by the coding sequence GTGAGCGAAGTCGTAAATGGTGATGCGGTCACAGATACTCAAATTGATCCGGAAGTGTTACGAAAAGTAGCGCAGGTCCGGTCGCAAGTCCGTGAGAATTTCGGTAAAATCGCAATGTCCATGATGGCGTTGCCACGGTACAGGCATCAATCGATCGGCGATTTGCAGCATCTGGTGCTGGAGCCTTTAGTGCGTGATCGTATCGCGATCGCCTACCCGGCAGACAAAGAGCAATCTGAATTGATTGACATCACAGGGCTGGCCATCTGGGCGAGTGTATCCAGCGAGGTGGATGCCAAGATCCGCGAGCAAATCAAGGCCGGCGTATTTCCGGTGCGGCTCAAATCCGAAGACTGGACATCAGGGAATATCAATTGGCTTCTGGATGTGATTGCCCCTGATACCAAAACCACTGCCTCTGTCATTGCGAATTTTCGCAAGGTCGTGTCGGAGGGTGATCTCAGGCTTCATCCATTGGTCACGCGCTTGGTGGATCCCGAAACACTGGAGCAAATGAAAAAGGCCAATCTAAAAGTCGGGACGTAA